A single genomic interval of Streptomyces sp. NBC_00663 harbors:
- a CDS encoding carbamoyl phosphate synthase preATP-grasp domain-containing protein, which produces MPEHGTVRSVLVLEAGPQACRALTDLGLRVVLVDPDPGTVTTDPGFADVTYAEPVTPESVENVIARERPDALLPALDGRVALDTAVALHEAGTLDRYGVRLLGADAGALHRAAEAVAAGAAVAGGRRYGLQLVRDRNDDIEVVCAFETFDLPDGGGTITVAPARTPTTRVYETLRDVGRAVVREIGAGAGGCTLWCAVHPESGRVTVLDVDPRGAREAALVACATGLPMAGICAELAVGRTLDETPVRSRPAPGHVAVRAVAPSGAETLAVGHTVTGALQEALVRLHGGAALEVTGAGRAEIDSWLAEQLSVIRKVADELVAAPELTRELVAEVKRHGFRDRRIGELRGLREDVVREIRCALGVRSVPPLLGPDRCRDGRGPAGGRTRTKPAVIVLGQDGGGSAHAWLQACAALRAAGHETVVVGSAPASPDGDERAADRFYCAPLTTEAVLEVVHAERRGGPVAGVCVQFGGADATRLARDLADQGVRVLGTPVSAVRATEEHDTFQRLLRTAGLSAVRYMTASSPAEARAAAESVEYPVTVGWAGGRGGWGGGEEGRTGGGSPELVPDAGALASLLALPGSAGGAWPVVIGQVVRDAVEVAVDALFDGEEVYLGGVLERLGWVDASDAGAVHVLPAVTLGGQDLERVRAATRVLAGALGVRGALTVRCALAGGVLQVRGAEPRVSGTVPFTSQATGVPLARAAARIALGTSVAELRAEGLLRPTGDGATLPPDTPVAVAQTLPGTGAATGIGTEPGSGEAAAGIGNAGRGREAMGVGEAFGFAYAKSRAAVGGPLPTKGRALLSIADRDRRSVIFPARELAALGFELLATGGLAGLLRRNGVKAGVAHAIGRTSAARLVRDEQIDLVVVTHHRGEAPAEGQGVLAAALAQGVPCLTTVRDLAAAVQGIDALRRPRERTRLRPLQDWQSRQSRTTH; this is translated from the coding sequence GTGCCTGAGCACGGCACCGTGCGGTCGGTCCTGGTCCTCGAGGCCGGCCCACAGGCGTGCCGGGCGCTGACGGACCTGGGGCTGCGGGTCGTCCTCGTCGACCCCGACCCCGGGACGGTCACCACCGACCCGGGGTTCGCCGACGTCACCTACGCCGAACCCGTGACCCCCGAGTCCGTCGAGAACGTCATCGCCAGGGAGCGCCCCGACGCGCTGCTGCCGGCCCTCGACGGACGCGTCGCCCTCGACACGGCCGTGGCCCTGCACGAGGCGGGCACCCTCGACCGGTACGGCGTCCGGCTCCTCGGCGCCGACGCCGGGGCGCTCCACCGGGCCGCGGAGGCTGTCGCGGCGGGCGCGGCCGTTGCCGGCGGGCGCCGATACGGGCTCCAACTGGTGCGCGACCGGAACGACGACATCGAGGTCGTCTGCGCCTTCGAGACCTTCGACCTGCCGGACGGCGGCGGCACGATCACCGTCGCGCCCGCGAGGACACCGACGACGCGGGTGTACGAGACGCTGCGCGACGTCGGCCGGGCCGTGGTCCGCGAGATCGGAGCGGGCGCCGGGGGCTGCACCCTGTGGTGCGCGGTGCACCCCGAGAGCGGGCGCGTGACCGTCCTCGACGTGGACCCGCGGGGTGCGCGCGAGGCGGCGCTCGTGGCCTGCGCCACCGGTCTGCCGATGGCGGGGATCTGTGCCGAACTGGCCGTCGGCCGCACGCTCGACGAGACGCCGGTACGCTCCCGCCCCGCGCCCGGCCATGTCGCCGTCCGCGCGGTCGCCCCCTCGGGAGCGGAGACCCTGGCCGTCGGCCACACCGTCACCGGGGCCCTCCAGGAGGCGCTGGTCCGTCTGCATGGGGGCGCCGCGCTTGAGGTGACCGGCGCCGGGCGCGCCGAGATCGATTCCTGGCTTGCCGAGCAGCTCTCCGTGATCCGCAAAGTGGCGGACGAGTTGGTCGCCGCTCCCGAGCTGACCCGGGAACTCGTCGCCGAGGTCAAGCGGCACGGGTTCCGGGATCGCCGGATCGGTGAGCTGCGCGGGCTGCGGGAAGACGTCGTACGGGAGATCCGGTGTGCCCTCGGTGTGCGCTCGGTGCCTCCGTTGCTGGGGCCGGACCGGTGCCGGGACGGACGGGGGCCGGCGGGCGGGCGTACGCGTACGAAGCCCGCGGTGATCGTCCTGGGGCAGGACGGCGGCGGGTCCGCGCACGCCTGGCTCCAGGCGTGCGCGGCCCTGCGCGCGGCGGGGCACGAGACCGTCGTGGTCGGCTCCGCCCCGGCGTCCCCGGACGGGGATGAACGGGCCGCCGACCGGTTCTACTGCGCACCCCTCACGACCGAGGCGGTCCTGGAGGTGGTGCACGCCGAGCGACGCGGCGGTCCCGTCGCCGGGGTGTGCGTGCAGTTCGGCGGCGCGGACGCGACGCGGCTCGCGCGGGACCTCGCGGACCAGGGCGTACGGGTCCTCGGCACCCCGGTGTCTGCCGTCCGCGCCACCGAGGAACACGACACGTTCCAGCGCCTTCTGCGTACCGCCGGGCTTTCCGCGGTGCGGTACATGACGGCGTCCTCACCGGCCGAGGCCCGGGCGGCGGCCGAGAGCGTCGAGTATCCGGTGACGGTGGGGTGGGCCGGTGGGCGTGGGGGATGGGGAGGGGGAGAGGAAGGCAGGACGGGGGGCGGGAGCCCGGAACTCGTGCCGGACGCAGGGGCGTTGGCCTCTCTGCTCGCTCTGCCCGGAAGCGCCGGTGGTGCGTGGCCCGTGGTGATCGGGCAGGTGGTGCGTGATGCCGTCGAGGTCGCCGTGGACGCGCTGTTCGACGGGGAGGAGGTCTATCTGGGCGGGGTGCTGGAGCGCCTCGGGTGGGTCGACGCGTCGGATGCCGGTGCGGTGCACGTCCTGCCGGCCGTCACGCTCGGCGGCCAGGACCTCGAACGGGTGCGTGCGGCCACCCGGGTGCTCGCCGGGGCGCTCGGAGTGCGCGGCGCGCTCACCGTGCGATGCGCTCTGGCCGGTGGGGTGCTCCAGGTGCGCGGCGCCGAACCCCGGGTGTCCGGGACCGTGCCCTTCACCTCGCAGGCGACCGGCGTGCCCCTCGCGCGGGCCGCCGCACGCATCGCGCTCGGCACCTCCGTGGCGGAGCTACGGGCCGAGGGTTTGCTGCGCCCCACCGGCGACGGCGCCACCCTGCCCCCGGACACGCCGGTCGCCGTCGCCCAGACCCTGCCGGGGACCGGGGCGGCGACGGGCATCGGAACGGAGCCGGGCAGCGGGGAGGCTGCTGCCGGTATCGGGAACGCCGGCCGCGGCAGGGAGGCCATGGGTGTCGGGGAGGCCTTCGGGTTCGCCTACGCCAAGTCCCGGGCGGCCGTCGGGGGGCCGCTGCCCACCAAGGGCCGTGCCCTGCTGTCCATCGCCGACCGCGACCGGCGCTCGGTGATCTTCCCGGCCCGTGAACTGGCCGCCCTGGGCTTCGAGTTGCTGGCCACCGGCGGTCTGGCGGGCCTGCTCCGGCGTAACGGCGTCAAGGCCGGCGTCGCCCACGCGATCGGCCGGACGAGTGCCGCCCGACTGGTCCGCGACGAGCAGATCGACCTGGTCGTCGTCACGCACCACCGGGGGGAGGCTCCCGCCGAGGGCCAGGGGGTCCTGGCCGCCGCCCTCGCGCAGGGAGTGCCCTGTCTGACCACGGTCCGGGACCTGGCCGCCGCAGTCCAGGGCATCGACGCCTTGCGGCGCCCACGCGAGCGCACCCGGCTCCGCCCGCTCCAGGACTGGCAGTCCCGGCAGTCCCGCACCACACACTGA